Proteins co-encoded in one Setaria viridis chromosome 9, Setaria_viridis_v4.0, whole genome shotgun sequence genomic window:
- the LOC117835614 gene encoding L-type lectin-domain containing receptor kinase SIT2: MMNVLGIFTAVLRRFVSLVSSSSVSSMAPPATRTALLGYLAAISLLLHCLLPSLAGADFVYNGFEHAANLSLDGSASVLRGGALRLTHDSNSLMGHAFFDSPVQVVRGNSVISFSTAFVFDIVTVDHGGGHGLAFVVAASKALPGASYGIYLGLLGENTNGNSSNHVFAVEFDTMQVRRLNETDSNHVGVDLNSVVSNVSEPAGYFDDDDDGRNISVKLESAQPIQAWVDYDGRTKVLNVTIAPVSVPSRPHRPLISRAIDLLPVFKREMYVGFSSSTGEKLASSHYILAWSFSTEGAAKAIDLSRLPKVPKQAAPPPSLSTVIEITASSCVATLVVIAAAIVLALWIRRRAALTEMLEDWELDHPQRLPYKELYAATNGFEASKLLGAGGFGQVYKGVLRCSGDEVAIKRISSSGTQGMREFVAEVASLGRMRHRNLVELRGWCKRGQDLLLVYEFMPNGSLDEHLFGRAGAVMPPKPLLTWGQRVGILRGVASGLVYLHEEWEQVVVHRDVKASNVLLGADMAPRLGDFGLARLYEHGADPATTRIVGTLGYMAPELTVTARASRATDLFAFGVLLLEVACGCRPIDPVTGESLLRRVRGHHVSGDLVRAVDERLDGCYDKKEARLVLWLGLMCSQSRPEARPSMRQACQYLDGELEMREEAVLVFSDVDSLDVGSSAFLTWSSCNTMSGGSLLAGR; the protein is encoded by the exons ATGATGAATGTGCTGGGCATTTTCACTGCTGTGCTCCGGCGATTTGTTAGTTTGGTTTCTTCCAG ctcAGTTTCATCCATGGCTCCACCTGCGACTCGCACTGCACTTCTTGGCTACCTCGCCGCGATCTCCCTACTTCTTCACTGCCTGCTCCCTTCTCTTGCCGGCGCCGACTTCGTCTACAACGGCTTCGAGCACGCCGCCAACCTGAGCCTGGACGGTTCAGCGTCGGTcctgcgcggcggcgcgctccggcTCACCCACGACAGCAACAGCCTCATGGGCCACGCCTTCTTCGACTCGCCTGTGCAGGTTGTCAGGGGCAACTCCGTCATCTCGTTCAGCACGGCCTTCGTCTTCGACATCGTGACCGtcgaccacggcggcggccacgggctGGCCTTCGTGGTCGCGGCCTCCAAGGCGCTCCCCGGGGCAAGCTACGGCATCTACCTTGGCCTCCTCGGGGAGAACACCAACGGCAACTCCAGCAACCACGTCTTCGCGGTCGAGTTCGACACGATGCAGGTCCGGCGGCTGAACGAGACGGACAGCAACCACGTCGGCGTCGACCTGAACAGCGTCGTGTCGAACGTGTCGGAGCCGGCCGGGTacttcgacgacgacgacgacggcaggaACATCTCCGTGAAGCTCGAGAGTGCACAACCAATTCAGGCATGGGTGGACTACGACGGCCGAACAAAGGTTCTCAACGTGACCATCGCTCCGGTATCCGTGCCAAGCCGCCCTCACAGGCCGCTGATATCGCGCGCCATCGACCTCCTGCCGGTCTTCAAGCGAGAGATGTACGTCGGCTTCTCGTCGTCGACCGGAGAAAAGTTGGCAAGCTCGCATTACATCCTCGCATGGAGTTTCAGTACCGAGGGAGCTGCGAAAGCCATCGATCTCTCCCGGCTCCCTAAAGTTCCGAAGCAGGCGGctcccccaccttccttatCCACCGTCATCGAGATAACCGCTTCGTCTTGCGTGGCCACGCTCGTCGTGATCGCCGCGGCGATCGTTTTGGCACTCTGGATTCGGCGGAGGGCGGCCCTCACCGAGATGCTCGAGGACTGGGAGCTGGACCACCCGCAGAGGCTGCCGTACAAAGAGCTCTACGCTGCGACCAACGGATTCGAGGCCAGCAAGCTCCTCGGCGCTGGCGGCTTCGGCCAGGTGTACAAAGGCGTGCTCCGGTGCTCCGGCGACGAGGTCGCCATCAAGCGGATCTCGAGCAGCGGGACGCAGGGGATGCGCGAGTTCGTGGCCGAGGTCGCGAGCCTCGGGCGCATGCGGCACCGGAACCTGGTCGAGCTGCGCGGGTGGTGCAAGCGCGGGCAGGACCTGCTCCTGGTCTACGAGTTCATGCCCAATGGCAGCCTCGACGAGCACCTGTTCGGCCGCGCAGGCGCCGTCATGCCCCCAAAGCCCCTGCTAACGTGGGGGCAGCGCGTCGGGATCCTCAGGGGCGTCGCGTCCGGGCTGGTGTACCTGCACGAGGAGTGGGAGCAGGTGGTGGTGCACCGGGACGTCAAGGCCAGCAACGTCCTGCTCGGCGCCGACATGGCCCCGCGGCTGGGGGACTTTGGCCTCGCGCGCCTCTACGAGCACGGCGCTGACCCCGCCACGACGCGCATCGTCGGGACGCTGGGCTACATGGCGCCGGAGCTCACCGTGACGGCCAGGGCCAGCAGGGCCACCGACTTGTTCGCCTTCGGCGTGCTGCTCCTCGAGGTGGCGTGCGGGTGCCGGCCCATCGACCCCGTCACCGGCGAGAGCCTGCTGCGGAGGGTGCGAGGCCACCACGTCAGCGGCGACCTGGTGCGCGCCGTGGACGAGAGGCTCGACGGGTGCTACGACAAGAAGGAGGCGAGGCTGGTGCTGTGGCTGGGCCTCATGTGCAGCCAGTCGCGCCCGGAGGCGCGGCCGAGCATGCGGCAGGCCTGCCAGTACCTGGACGGCGAGCTGGAGATGCGGGAGGAGGCCGTTCTCGTGTTCTCGGACGTGGATTCCCTCGACGTCGGGTCGTCGGCGTTCCTGACGTGGTCGTCGTGCAATACAATGTCAGGGGGCTCGCTGCTGGCTGGCCGGTGA